One Candidatus Eremiobacteraceae bacterium genomic region harbors:
- the xseB gene encoding exodeoxyribonuclease VII small subunit encodes MAKTTSKKKPDDGSGDGPNFEQSLARLEQIVETLDDGNLPLEKSLALFKEGTKLARACRELLAEAEVQVKEALRDVESPRSTADLDGEEDADDEEDGG; translated from the coding sequence GTGGCGAAGACGACGAGCAAGAAGAAGCCTGACGACGGTTCCGGCGACGGGCCGAATTTCGAACAAAGCCTCGCGCGACTCGAGCAGATCGTCGAGACCCTCGACGACGGCAATTTGCCGCTCGAGAAGTCGCTCGCGCTGTTCAAGGAAGGCACAAAGCTCGCCCGCGCTTGCCGCGAGCTCCTCGCCGAAGCCGAAGTCCAAGTGAAGGAAGCGTTGCGCGACGTCGAGTCGCCCCGCTCCACCGCCGACCTGGATGGTGAAGAAGACGCCGACGACGAAGAAGACGGTGGGTAG